A genomic segment from Leptolyngbya boryana PCC 6306 encodes:
- the dusB gene encoding tRNA dihydrouridine synthase DusB, translated as MRKRAIDPISARMIYAGKRQTASLAMMILSPELQTRLAQPLKIGDFEVKSRVLQSPLSGVTDLVFRRLVRRHAPDSMMYTEMVNATGLHYVKEIPILMEVDPNERPISIQLFDCRPDFLAEAAQKAVDEGADTVDINMGCPVNKITKNGGGSSLLRQPELAEEIVRSVVNAVDVPVTVKTRIGWTDKEITILEFAKRMEDAGAKMITVHGRTRSQGYNGAAKWEWIAKVKEILSIPVIANGDIFSVEAAVKCLEFTKADGVMCSRGTLGYPFLVGEIDYFLKTGEEKAKPTPIERLECARDHLQMLWEYKGDRGVRQARKHMTWYSKGFAGAAELRGQLSLIENVNQGLELINKAIDRLSATGWQEESEAELLEMSVS; from the coding sequence ATGCGTAAGCGCGCAATCGATCCGATTTCGGCAAGGATGATCTATGCTGGAAAACGTCAAACTGCTTCTCTGGCTATGATGATTCTTTCTCCCGAACTGCAAACTCGCTTAGCTCAACCTCTGAAGATTGGTGATTTTGAGGTGAAAAGTCGGGTGTTGCAATCGCCACTATCGGGTGTAACAGATCTCGTATTTCGGAGATTAGTGCGTCGTCATGCTCCGGATTCGATGATGTATACCGAGATGGTGAACGCAACCGGATTGCATTATGTCAAAGAGATTCCGATTCTCATGGAAGTCGATCCGAATGAGCGCCCGATTAGTATTCAACTGTTTGATTGTCGCCCTGATTTTCTAGCGGAAGCCGCACAAAAAGCAGTAGACGAGGGAGCAGACACGGTTGATATCAATATGGGTTGCCCCGTGAATAAAATTACGAAAAATGGGGGTGGATCTTCTTTACTCCGGCAGCCAGAACTTGCAGAAGAGATTGTGCGATCGGTAGTGAATGCAGTCGATGTTCCCGTCACGGTTAAAACTCGAATTGGTTGGACGGATAAAGAAATTACGATTCTGGAATTTGCGAAGCGCATGGAAGATGCAGGCGCGAAAATGATCACCGTTCATGGACGTACGCGATCGCAAGGGTACAACGGCGCAGCTAAGTGGGAATGGATTGCCAAAGTCAAAGAAATTCTCTCGATTCCAGTGATTGCAAACGGCGATATTTTCTCGGTAGAAGCAGCAGTCAAATGCTTGGAATTTACCAAAGCCGACGGTGTGATGTGTTCGCGCGGGACATTAGGATATCCGTTTTTAGTCGGAGAGATTGACTATTTTCTCAAGACAGGAGAAGAGAAAGCAAAACCGACTCCGATCGAGCGTTTAGAATGTGCGCGCGATCATCTGCAAATGTTGTGGGAGTACAAAGGCGATCGCGGAGTTCGACAAGCGCGCAAGCACATGACTTGGTACTCAAAAGGATTTGCTGGAGCAGCAGAACTCCGAGGGCAGTTAAGTCTGATTGAGAATGTGAATCAGGGATTGGAATTAATCAATAAGGCAATCGATCGCTTGTCAGCAACAGGATGGCAAGAAGAATCGGAAGCCGAATTGCTGGAGATGTCGGTTAGCTGA
- a CDS encoding TAXI family TRAP transporter solute-binding subunit, translating to MQKLFLQPSNLLTLSLVAVFSLLAGCSRSPKPITLSSGTSNGYYSRLAKQITTATNRTVNVQIQDQKSEGSIENLNRLLDRQVDFALVQLDVVSEAMQQGKVQAIAVLADEPIHIIALKNSNVRSLSDLEKKRVGIGAPGSGIYYTSELINTAFNLNIQKDTSGFDEAFRKLNNRQIDAAIYVGSIGASDRIRQQLVAQPSLQLVSIQPTFINYLMNRNPGAYQAMGIPQGIYSARPTIPDRDISTLATATVLVTRPDVDEKTVGLLTWSILYNSRQFSLFYPELQTGEARSLLQKNLLYVHPGAQSVYSQNADPREAWLRYLESNNDLQAGIVILVGTSGIGLIMRRWNRERCKKLLTSTITRLNELNQLLPQNAQQALSGVEDLSQEHRLMFIDGRITADTYEQVQHKTQTFTEECRKTIKQQHKELVLDTLLILDDWQAALQIDPESALQKLTSLKQQYRKMLIQDQVEIQAYIELMELTLLSVMSLARKTEAHENRSPDSEIISSPYSQ from the coding sequence ATGCAAAAACTTTTTCTGCAACCATCGAACCTTCTGACTCTCAGTCTTGTGGCTGTTTTTTCTCTGCTTGCTGGATGCAGTCGATCGCCCAAACCGATCACACTCTCTAGCGGCACCAGCAATGGCTATTACAGCCGCCTCGCCAAGCAGATTACCACTGCCACAAACCGCACCGTCAATGTCCAGATTCAAGATCAAAAATCCGAAGGCTCGATCGAGAATCTCAATCGTCTCCTCGATCGTCAAGTCGATTTTGCGCTGGTGCAGTTGGATGTTGTGAGTGAGGCAATGCAGCAAGGAAAAGTCCAAGCGATCGCCGTGCTTGCCGATGAACCCATTCATATCATTGCCCTTAAAAATTCAAACGTGCGATCGCTGAGCGATTTAGAAAAAAAACGAGTCGGTATCGGCGCTCCAGGCAGCGGAATTTACTACACTTCTGAACTGATCAATACCGCTTTCAACTTAAACATTCAGAAAGACACGTCTGGATTTGACGAAGCGTTTCGCAAACTCAACAACCGCCAAATTGATGCTGCCATCTACGTCGGCTCAATCGGCGCGAGCGATCGTATCCGCCAACAACTCGTCGCACAACCCTCTTTGCAACTTGTTTCAATCCAACCGACATTCATTAACTATTTGATGAATCGCAATCCTGGCGCATATCAAGCCATGGGCATTCCTCAAGGTATTTACAGCGCGCGTCCCACGATTCCCGATCGCGATATTTCCACGCTCGCAACTGCCACCGTTCTCGTGACGCGCCCGGATGTCGATGAAAAAACCGTTGGACTCCTCACCTGGTCAATTCTCTACAACTCGCGCCAGTTCTCTCTCTTTTATCCTGAATTACAAACCGGAGAAGCGCGATCGCTGCTGCAAAAGAACTTGCTTTATGTACATCCGGGCGCACAAAGCGTTTACAGTCAAAACGCCGATCCTCGCGAAGCCTGGCTACGATACTTAGAATCCAATAACGACCTTCAAGCCGGGATTGTGATTCTGGTAGGAACGAGCGGGATTGGTTTGATCATGCGGCGTTGGAACCGCGAGCGCTGCAAAAAGCTCCTCACATCCACCATTACTCGTCTCAACGAACTCAATCAACTGCTGCCTCAAAATGCTCAACAAGCACTTTCGGGTGTTGAAGATCTCAGTCAAGAACATCGTCTGATGTTCATTGATGGACGGATCACCGCTGATACCTATGAGCAAGTTCAGCACAAAACCCAGACCTTCACCGAGGAATGCCGCAAAACCATTAAGCAACAGCATAAAGAATTAGTGCTCGATACCTTGCTGATTCTGGACGACTGGCAAGCTGCGCTGCAAATCGACCCAGAATCAGCGCTGCAAAAACTCACGTCCCTAAAACAGCAATACCGGAAGATGCTGATCCAGGATCAAGTCGAGATTCAGGCATACATTGAGCTGATGGAACTGACGCTCTTATCCGTAATGTCATTGGCTCGGAAAACCGAAGCACACGAGAATCGCTCTCCTGATTCTGAGATCATTTCGTCCCCATATTCTCAGTAG
- a CDS encoding ABC transporter ATP-binding protein — protein MIEVEHLSKLYGSTAAIEDVTFSVEPGEILGFLGPNGAGKTTTMRILSGYLPASRGTAKVAGFEVHENLMAVRQKIGYLPESPPLYPEMTVQGFLNFVAQIKGVNAGDRPNRIQIALEKTGLVEKRKTIIRKLSKGYRQRVGIAQAIVHDPPVIILDEPTVGLDPRQIIEVRNLIKQLASDHTVILSTHILPEVSMTCDRVTIINRGRVVATNTPDQLMAQLNRGAGYELEVEGDWNTIDHCLNMIQAVQSVEQQSTVHQRHRVRVFSEVDLGREIANALVSHGLGLYEMRRVQASLEDVFLKLTTEENPVEESTEAEE, from the coding sequence ATGATTGAAGTCGAACACCTCAGCAAACTTTACGGTTCTACCGCTGCGATCGAAGATGTCACGTTTTCAGTCGAACCTGGCGAAATTCTCGGCTTTCTCGGTCCCAATGGAGCCGGAAAAACCACCACAATGCGAATCCTGTCGGGCTATTTACCAGCTAGTCGAGGAACGGCTAAAGTCGCAGGCTTCGAGGTGCATGAAAATCTCATGGCAGTCCGACAAAAGATTGGCTACTTGCCGGAATCTCCCCCGCTTTATCCTGAAATGACCGTCCAGGGATTCTTGAATTTCGTTGCCCAAATTAAAGGGGTGAATGCAGGCGATCGCCCAAATCGCATTCAAATCGCACTCGAAAAAACAGGACTCGTCGAGAAGCGAAAAACGATCATTCGCAAACTTTCTAAAGGCTATCGGCAACGGGTAGGCATAGCTCAAGCGATCGTGCATGATCCACCCGTGATTATTTTGGACGAACCGACCGTCGGACTTGACCCGCGCCAAATCATCGAAGTCCGCAATCTGATCAAACAATTAGCAAGCGATCACACGGTCATTCTTTCCACGCATATCTTGCCGGAAGTGAGTATGACCTGCGATCGCGTCACCATTATCAATCGCGGTCGAGTCGTCGCAACCAATACGCCCGATCAATTAATGGCACAACTCAATCGGGGTGCAGGCTATGAACTCGAAGTCGAAGGCGATTGGAACACGATCGATCATTGCTTAAACATGATTCAAGCCGTGCAATCTGTCGAGCAGCAATCGACGGTTCATCAACGGCATCGCGTTCGCGTCTTTTCAGAGGTCGATTTGGGTCGAGAAATCGCGAATGCACTCGTGAGTCACGGATTAGGACTCTATGAAATGCGGCGAGTACAGGCGAGTTTAGAAGATGTGTTCTTAAAGTTGACGACCGAAGAAAACCCTGTTGAAGAGTCTACCGAGGCGGAAGAATGA